One genomic region from Metallosphaera tengchongensis encodes:
- a CDS encoding adenosine-specific kinase has product MEGSQLKMEVVKIDIPEGTNVILGHSHFIKTVEDLYETLASSSPSLKFGIAFSEASGKRLIRYDGNDEELVKLAIENCKRIGAGHTFVIYIKNGFPINVLNRVKMVEEVVRIHAATANPLQVIVAETAQGRGVIGIIDGMTPLGVESESDVKERKEILRKFGYKR; this is encoded by the coding sequence ATGGAAGGTTCTCAGCTAAAAATGGAAGTTGTGAAAATAGATATACCAGAGGGGACAAACGTTATTCTTGGTCACTCCCACTTCATAAAGACGGTAGAGGACTTATATGAAACCCTTGCCTCTTCGTCCCCCTCTTTAAAGTTCGGTATTGCCTTCAGTGAAGCCAGCGGGAAGAGATTGATAAGGTACGATGGTAACGATGAGGAACTCGTCAAGTTAGCTATAGAAAATTGTAAAAGAATAGGTGCTGGCCACACTTTCGTAATCTATATTAAGAACGGGTTCCCCATTAACGTCCTCAACAGAGTGAAAATGGTAGAGGAAGTTGTTAGGATACACGCGGCAACAGCAAATCCTCTACAGGTTATCGTGGCGGAGACAGCTCAAGGTAGAGGAGTTATCGGGATCATTGATGGGATGACTCCCCTAGGCGTTGAGTCCGAGTCTGACGTAAAGGAGAGGAAGGAGATCCTCAGGAAGTTCGGATATAAGAGATAG